The genomic DNA GTGGAAATTTTACCCTGGCTCTGAAGAggcaaggcgatagtgctaaccactacaccaccataccACCTACATCAACAATAACATACAGTTttgtatcagtttttttttttttttacaatattatttaaGTCATGATGTAAGGTTTACCTATAGAAACAATAAGCGGGTGTTGATGTTCATCAGAGCTTCATTACGTCTTACTTTTTCTGTATTGCATATTTGACAAAGTTGTGATAAAGGAAAGAACTAATTGAGCAaacagtatatactgtgtgtatagtggAGGAGTAACTTATATGTATGCTTTTTCTGCTGCAGGTATTTGTGTTGCAGGCTACTCAGACTCGGAGAAGAATGAAATTTTAGAGCTGCTGTTGCCTTTGAAATTGTATGCAAAGGAGAACCAGGTAAGAATACAACTAGACTTTCTGTGTTCATTACATCTATCATCAATACTACAAACCCAATGCCAAGACTTAACCTAaacatttgctttttaaatgtataaagggCCTCTGTCCAGAGCGGGACTTTAAATTGCAGCGTGGGGGATTCAGTGATGAGCCAGTCGAGTGCCTGAGACGCATCTTTGGTAAACGGTAGGCTCACTGCATAGGTTGGTCACCTTGAGATAGAATCTTGATAATcctttgtattttgttttaaactgaTTTAATAATTCTTCATGCTGGATTAGTGGGTAGGCAACACGTGGTGTAGTATTTGGACTGTAATTTCACATTGAAGCATTTAACACATCCGAAATGTTTAGGTGATTAAGATTAGGTGATTGAATGTTTAAGTTTATATGGTTTATTCTTGGATCCAGCAGATGATGTGTCAAGGTCACagcataaaatgtataaaatagttttctttgtgtttgagGTATATTTTAAGGGTATTTCTAAAAATCAGTTATTATAGCAAAGATTAGTAACAAGCAGGTATAGTCTTGGGTCTCTATCGACACCATGAGGGTTGAGTTCTACCCGTTTTCAGTTTAAGTTTTTTATGGTGAAGAATATTTGTTTCACTAAACAGATACTACAGATTTTAGAGATGCCAGCAAAAATCTTTGGCCAAGCCTATTTTAATGAAGAACCTAGTTAAAAGGtatacagtcaggtccataaattGAGGaacaaatatatgttttttttttttgccatttggaCTCCAAATGGCAAAAATCACACTGAAAAAGCACCATCACATTGAattttgaaatgaaatgaaattactCAAGATGTAAGCAATCTCATCAGACTCTCATCAGAGTTGATTTAaggattttcttttgttttaaaaacttgTTGTAATACGTTCTTCTTTTACTGAGTTGCCTAGTTATACATACTTATTTGctgctcactctcactctctcactcatcctctataccgctttatcctgtattcagggtcgcggggacctggagcctatcccaggaggcttagggcacgaggcagtgtacaccctggacagggtgccaatccatcgcagttaTTTGCTGCtgtgcaaaatattaaaatttactattattattatatactgtttTAACCAAATTGCAGTTATATTTAGAAATGGCACCCTTGGTAAAAAtcggctttctttttttttttttttttataggtcaGTAATTTCAGGGATTTCTGGGGATTTGTGTCATTAATCATTCATGAATTAGTCATTTACATACACTCGCATCCTTTTGGGGGGCTCATAAAATATGGAACAATCTAAGATAATAACAAACATAATGATTTCCTAAAAATATTTGGATGAAAAACCCTTGCACTCAGTGACTGCCTGAAGTCTGGATCCCATGTTCATGaccaaatgctgagtttcctcCCTTGAGATGCTTGGCTGCAGCATTTGGCTGAATCTGAGTAGAAAGTATAGCTCTATACACTTCACAATTTATCCTGCTACTTTTATCAGCAGGcaggtcatcaataaacaccagtgacccTGTTCTACTGGCAGACTTAAACCCTTATGCCATAATACTGTCTCCACCATGCTTGACAGATGATGTGGTATGCTTTGAATCATGAGATGTTCCTTTGTCTGTACTTTCCCTTTCCTGTGATTCTGGTACAAGTTCTTTTTGGTTTTTATCAGTCCAAAGAACCTGGCAAAGTTTTCTGGCAAAGTCTAATCTGacctttttgtttttgagtGTTGCCAGTGGTTTTTATCCAAAATTTATGGATCTGTTATGgacaagttttaaataaaataagtcatCCTTGTCATCCTTATCATCCTTATCTCAAAATTATGGCCCCCTATTTTCTTGCTgggatataaaaaatgtaaaaattcactgattgtatctttatttaactTCTCATCCAAATGTTTCCAtaagatatttaaataaacatttaccaCGGGCAAAGAATAGTGATATAATTATGATTGTACATTTCCCCCCATTCTATTTGGCTGTGTctaatcattttatttcctttaactATCTAATTCCTATTTGCAGATGTGTGGTGACTAGTGGACGCCATAATTCCAATCTACAGGTCTGGGACATTGGAGAAGATAATAGTGGTATTTATTCAGTTAATTTTAgcagtttcttttattttaaaaactcatTGTAATACATTCCTCTGTCCTAAGTTGCTTAATTATACACACATGCtgtgcaaaatattaaaattttcaataattgcaaggttttgttttgtttttttcaccaaaTTGCAGTTATATTTAGAATTGGCACCCTTggtaaagatttattttatatagaataAGGTTCTTACATTTTTCAGTCTTAAACTAATTAACTACATAAACTACTTTTATAACCCTTTTtaaacctcactcactcatcctctataccgcttaattctgtatacagggtcatgggggggctggggacttggggcacgaggtggggtacaccctgaacaggatggtggcaatccattgcagggcacaaacacatacacacactcacacactatgggcaattttgggaatcTGCATTAACAAATtaggccaattagcctaatctgcatgtatttggactgtgggaggaaacctggagtcgccagagaaaatccaccaagctcgtggagaacatgcaaactccattcacatagaggcaagaatcgaacccgggaccctgggggtgcaaggcgacagtgctaaacactaagtcACCATGCCGCCCCTTTTTAAACCTGTCTTCACCAATGGTGCCAATAATCCCCAAGGTGAATGTATTTTTAGCAAATCATGCCTAAATTTTTATCTTTTCCAACAAATGTTTTCCACAACCAGATGTTATCAGGAGGACAGGAATTATAAACTGCAGTCCCGCATCAGCTACAACCAGAAAGCTTGCTTCTGGTTTCACCGAAGTTCCTTCTGTTCTTCATGGCTCTACAATATGTGATGTTCAGCAGACTGAAGTAGCCTCAGGACGAACACTTTACGCAGTAGGTAATGATACAGTGTGtattgcttaatttttttttcagtatctgtCTAAACCAGTGCTTACCAGCTCGCAGACCACAATCTGGATGCAAACCCAGCAAGGTATTTCTGTGGGCTGAAATGATCACTTAATGATAGAATACCAGAAACAGTAATCATACAAAATGACTGTATTCAGCAATTCCATTAAAACAAATATGACCCATATTGGGCTCTGTGGCAGTTTTTCTGTTGCAGTTTAGGTCCGAAAAAAGTGTCCTCCTAATCTGATTAGTATGAAGCCCCAAAAGAAATTATCTTGCATGCATAAGTTATTATGCAAACAAGTTATTTGTCTGCATAAGTTTAAAGGCTTGCTAGACTTTTGCATAAAAAAGTTAGTTTGCGGGTAGAAGGTGAGCTGTATGCACGCATACATTTgtttacacaaaataaataacttgtgcacacaacataaaaaaaaatcataattttttggGGTTCATAAAATCGCTAACAATTGTTTGAAAAACAATCGCATCAAATTTAAATGAGAGGGTCATCCTTGGCAGGTTCAGTCAAATGTGATATGCATCACTCCAAAACAAACCAatgagaaaattttattttagcaaatattattatttctttgttaAGCATAATAAAGGAAGTGTTTCCACGGTTACTTCATATTCAATGTTTATGCATACCAACATTAACCGTTTTATGCAagtcaccttaaaaaaaaaaaaaactttttacgctgaaattctttttttgttgtttatagaGACAGACTCATCAGATGTAGTGAGCGGTCTACAGTTTGTGAATGCCAATACTTTTGCCATTTGCGCAACTAATGGCACTCTATATATGGGAGACTCAAGAGATCCAAAGATACATGATTATGCTCTCTCAAAGACTACAGCTGGCTCACATTGGGCTTTTGGATTAAGGACATCTGACCCACAGAATGATGCTGCCTCATGCACTGTAGTAAGACTTTCCTCCAGTGGTCAGATAATCATGTCTGATCTCCGAAACCTAAACACACCAACAGGACAAGCTCAGCTTAACCTGAAGCAAAATGATTCCAGCAATGAGCTTCTGACAGTCACATGGGCTCCTGCCCTAGGTAACCATCTTGCGGTTTCAGGTATGTTGTGTTCTTGTATTCTTGTTCATCTCTTCTATCCTGAAGTCTTTATGAACTGACCtgatgtgttttaattttaaggaTTTGATGGCTTAGTGCAAATCTATGACACAAGAAGCTGGAGCATGGAATCAGAACCGCCTCAGCCCATTTTTGTGCACCAAGGTCATGAGTTATCATGTGAAGAAAAGACTGATGCCACTCTTGTGGTCACTACTCATGTGTGGCATCCATGGCGACCAAGAACTTTGCTCTCTGCAGCTTCAGATGGATCTGTACATGTCTGGGACTGGGTTGATAAAAATAATGAGACGATTGAAAACTGACAAATGATAATTTGATCCCTTTTCTATTTAAAGGACTATTCAAGTTAGAATTGAAACCTGTGTAATTAAACTTTTGTGCTATAGAACTTAAATTTCAATAAACTATGATTGAAATTTAGTTTGATTCTGTttatacacaaacaaatatCTTGTATTTACTTCATATACTTGTaaatattttgcacatttacaATGTATTACTGCTGTACAATTTACTTGCCAATATCAAGTAAAATGTACTTaccattttctttattatatttacattataccttatatttgtttaaaatacccatcatgaaaatattaagtaaataatgatataaaataagTAGATTTAATCCCATACCCGAAGTCTCCTGTGCTAGGCTACAGGCTTCCCGTGACCCTGCACAGGGCAAGCGGTATAGAAAGTGAatgaattcattatttaaatcttGTTACTCAGTGTTATTTTGTCTATTTATTCAATAGATGAAAAATCacacaagaaaaatacaatacaattaaaatatttatttaaacgtcATCACAATCACACAGTTGAACACAACAGTCTCATGAGATCCGaggttttacaaatattttcccTTTCTCTATGAACTATATAAAGTACATACTTCACCAAAAAATAGAACAAACTCCCCTCAAATGTTCCATTTGTAGATGATCTCTCGACAAAAGCGTGTGAAGCACACTCCAACTTTTAAATCAACAAGAGCAACTTGTGACTGACCTTGACTAATACCTTGAGTTCTAAACGTTTTGAAGTCTAGTAGTTACGGATTTATGATTTATCTCAAAGCATGAGCCCTCTCATCAGCTCATCCTTCTGTATGTATTGATTTCCACTTGCCTCAATGAGTCCAACATTGCAGTGCTAGACCAACCTATCTTCCAACATGATGTCTTCCCTAACTGCTGTACTGTTCAGTGTCCTGTTAATAGAATTGacagataaaataaacaacattgaATATTTTGTTAGAATTGCATCCGTCAAGGGGTGGGATATAAAGTATTAAGGTGCAAGGAAACAGTCAGTTCTCAAAGGTAATGTGTTGGACACAGAAAAAGTGGGAAATTGTAAGAATGTAAGCAATCCGACAAGGACCAAATTATGATGCTGGATGACTGGGTCAAAGCATCTAAAAAATggcaggtcttgtgggatgttcctcgTATGTGGTTCCTACCAATACTGGTCCATGGATGGACAACTTGTGAACCGGCAATAGGGTGCAAAGCTCACTGATATGCATGGGGAGTGAAGGATACCCCACATGGGGCTCCATAGCTACGGATTGGTTAGAGTGTCATGCTGTCCCATCCAAAGCACCATGGCCATACTCACTCTCGTGAAATGTGTACCACATTTCGGTTTACCCTTGAAAACTGCTAGCATGTATATTGATTTGTTTCATTGCAGAACATTCAATCTGATATTAATTATTAAGCATGGACCCTCCTTTGGTACCTATGATACACCCACAGGAGGCCATCACACCAGCTTTTGATGCTCTGGCAGGTGCGTGCCTGCTCATAGAACAGTCTGTATACAATACAGGATGGCAAGTCGTACTACAACAGCTGAACGCAGAAATCCATCTGGGCCAACCTgctgaataaagaataaaacctGTAAACTGATTCAAATCGTTAATTTGCCCTGCAATATACAGTGCACCCAGAAAGTGCAAGggggagtcaaaaattatctgaaTTCCAGTTATATTAGGAGTCTCATGGTAAACAGCGGAGTACGGAATGAAAACATCAATTGCTGACCAAAGACAAGGTCAAAAGTCAGCTATCAGCTTGAAATTGATGCCAACAGTTTTCTGGGAtcctcaagggccagtattgggagattatcagaaaaaaggttcaacaattaACACTGCCCATTACAGTGaaacgcttattgaagagctgaagccaaAACTTCGGATTTAATGcggaggactgctatccaagggtgTTGGGATCTTGACTGACAATGCACATCCTCACACTTCTGCCTACACTGTCAACACTCTTCAAAAACTTGGTTTTGAGTTggtaaagcatcctccctatagtcctgatctggCTGAtcggactttcacctgtttggtccccagAAAGCAGCTCTCaaggacaaagattcacttctgatgaagaagtaaagacagcagtgcatttgtggcttgtagctcagcctaaaacattatttaattagGAAATATAAAAGCTTATTGACAggtggacaaagtgtattgaacaGCAAGAAGATTATGTCAAATTATGCATTTGtatttctaaaagttaataaaaataaattctatcTTCAAAAAATTTGTTATGAAGACCAAGGAACTGATTGTAAAACTTTGAGATAAAGCTCTTGTAGGAAGAATATGGAGAAGAATTCCACAATCACAATGTGCAAAGCTCATTGAGATTCAGAACTGATGTTCACACTGATGGAGTGAAtatcattatcttttttttttttaaatgattgacaATAATTTaaactcaattttatttctgtagAGATTTCAAAAAGGGAAAATGGAAAAATCCCCCAAATAGATAAAACTTAGTATTtctagatgtacagtatgtgcaagtgacaataaaacattaaaatatgtttgaCTTATAAGTATgggtaaatatattataaaaacataCTCTTCccacacaatttatttattacctgaatgaaatgtgtatatatttacatttaactgAATCTTAACATTACAGTATAGaaaattactgtttatttaattttaaattttttaccaGAAAGGTATTTTTTCAGTGCAAGGTctttttcaaataattatgaatAAACCATGTACAAAAAGCTACTGGTTGTTTAGTATATTGCTGACAGTAAACTCCACAAAGGCTATTTCTTCAAGTtcacttttttccccacattcCATGAGGCAAGCAAAGCAATCGCCCTCCTCACATGTCAAATTTGAGTATCCACTGGGCCCGTGATGGATGATCCATGGTTTGCCCCAACCAGAGGCACTTAAAggagatttatttaaataaaccccAAGAGCCATTCTTTTCATTCTGTGAGTTGGGTGTGAATATAGGAGCCAAGTCTTTGTACTTGGTGTTAAACAGTTCCCTTGTTCCTCAATTGCAACAAAGCTCACCACACTACCCTGGCAGCCATGACAGGGCTCTACTAGCTTTTGTGCAAAATGAGGTTTGTCAAAAGATGCTCCACCGCTCTCACTAAAAGCCTCAACTCTGTGACCTTTAGTGCTTCGAGCATTGCAGTACAACTCGCTTCTGGACTCCTGATCTATGATCTCTGCCATCTCACACTCGCAGGACTCTGTACTTAGACTTTCACCAATGTACCACGTGGTCCCACAATCGTCACTATAGAATGCAAAAGCATGGGGTTTTACGCAAAGTGGAAAACGAAAGGGGAAACATCGATAAtgaatataataaacataagcAGGAATGATGAGTCTGCCGCTCTTCATCTGAATACCATGTCCAGGTCCAACTGCAAACGTGGCCCAATTTTCAATCTGATGTCCAATAACACTTTCtgttaaatctattgcactgctcCAGTTCTGCCCGCTGTCCATGGTAGTGACGTAACACAGTCGAGCCTTGTTCTTACCAGTGCAAATCTGGTGACACTCAGTGGTCTTACCCAACACACagataaagaacaaaaaaagagtcttGGAGTTTTTCTCATAGACCGGACATGGGTTCATGGTGCGATGTCCTGGCAAACAAGCTGTGTTAAGCTCTTGAACAGGTGACCACTGAAAAGAGACATCAGCATTTTTATGACATGTTTGTGAAATTACAGTAAaactaaaaagtaaaacaatacAGTGTTTTCACTAGCTTTACCTGAATGGACCCATTCTGCCGTGTTCCCCTCCTCATAACCAGGAGAGTGGCATCATTATCACGTGGTGACAATCTTTTTTCAGCAAAAGCAAGAAAGGTTTGGCTATTATTAATATAGATAAGAGCTGGGATCCTGTACGTTATACCACTTATCTCTTTTTTGAACAGTGTTGTTTTTGATGGCTCTGCCTGGAGAACTTTGGAATAACTTTTCATTGTCTTGTTTTCTATTTCACCTggaaacagacaaaaatttatTATGACATTTCTATCAATTCTATTATTGAACCAACTTTTTGTTAAACTCATAAATGCACACTGtagtaaaattataattttagtaATTATATAATCTTTATGTGATGAATTAGATTCTGGTCTTGGTTTCAGGGTTAAATTCCAGCACTCAAACTCAAGCCATAaagatatctatataaataaaagaaaggttttgtctgtacattggtcagaactcgctctttctaTATCcctatgtttcatacattggaggacccgaaaccagtctcagaaaatgtcACAGCTTCACGCAAAactgcagtacttagatatatattcaaaatgttgaataaaagcgatgttatgagcagttatgtgctggatttaataattCACTTTTAATGCGGTGGAGTCGCTTTGAGGCAAAActcgtaaaaaaaataaatattaataataatttaaaaaccttTTCAAAAATCcctatctgatctactttttccatttcttatctgtgattcactTTTTCTGGttactgaacagggagtgtatttgggtGACAACAAAAgtagtacaatttttttttttatgtttctataaaattataaacttattaaatgtattaataagttaggcagagagttgtATTTCTATAAACTCAAGAAAAGATACTTATGctacgtactgtatatataaaataacaatgaACAACCAACTACAGTTTAGTATTTGCTTCTCTTGGTGAAAGCTGTAATGGATCTGGAGGCCATCCCAGTAAAATCGGGCATGAGGcaggaacattttttttagactttagaTCAAAGGCTGAGGTTACGTTTCTAGGGTAGCACATGGTGGTTATGATCAAATGTGAGAACTCCAGTTTGGAAACACATATTGACTgcacataattattttattcactTGTTTATAAAGCCAGGGTCACAATGTGTAATTATTGAGAGATTTAGATTGATGCAAAAATTTAAtaagtattttaaataattattattgctaaaaccatattttaaaacacatgcCTGAACAATTTAATAGGCTACTGTGGTGTTTTGTTTATAACTCAGATTTTTATAATAGTCTTTCCTCACATCATTAACGCTTAAGAATCAACTACTGTTCATTATTGTTATGAGGTGGTgtcaaaaagtttaaaaactagTATTGTAACgcgccaacagatggcagcataAGACTGCACACATAGTCAAAGGAAGCAACGACATTTCTAAATCAGTGTGCCATCATTCTGTGGACATCGGAAGCTGTGCAACTAATGAAACCATGTCTGtgatttcatcatggacagcaagttaaaaCAATGAGtgaacatttatttctttaccaGTGATGAAACTTGGACTTATGAATCTGAGATGAAGCACCAGTgttcacagtggaagagcccatcattTCGACGACCAAAAAAGGCGAGGCAGGTCCGCAGCTCaaccaagtgcatgctcatcaACTTTTTTGACATTAGCGATTGTGCAGTGGAAATTCATTCCCAGGGGCCAGACCGCCATTAgcgaattctactgccaggtttcAAGGCATATGTGGTGCACAAATCTCGAAACTTTTCGATACCCCTCATATATATGAaccatttgtaatttgtaaatgaatgaaattaatAACATAATGACGGACTATTACAGATTGTGAACAACAGACTGTGAAAAACTTTGGCCACAAAATTATTCTAGGCTTCGCAAGTGAATCCAAATACCAAAGCAAGTTTAGCTGTATCATGACTGAATGTTGAATCATGGCTTTGGGGATAGAAATTATAATGTCACAAGTAAGCCTGCGGTTCACATCCTTATTAACCACCTTTAAGGCCATGGCTTGGTATGCCATTTCTGCATGTTAACtgtgaaatcctttttttttttttaatggatatcTCTAACAGGTTcaataataaacctttaaaaatccAGTGCAGCCTAGCAGTCAACGCAggctgtgacacacacacacacacacactataataaTAGCAAAACGGCGTCTGAGTgcaatattacattacattacatcacTGTTAAATACATAACACCGGTTGTGTCTTGAGATCTTGAGAGTGTTTACTAAGACAAGCAATCATGTAGAGGATATAGtttgtaaacaaataaaaaacacacgtTTGGGTTAATTTCTCCTATGTATGGAGACTTTTGTAAGACAAGATAGTTCTGTCTTCTGAATTAATTCATATTACAAGACAATAAAACTGCAATATTTCAGAAAAATGCTACCATACAAATCCATGTACTCAACTGCTAACCTTAGGTGCGAGGGAGAAAAAGAGTAAcatatttattaacttttatttttttacctagtTGTGGGTATTGGTTGAGTTTATATTCCCCCCGAACTGGCTGGTTATGAGAATGTGGAATATCTGTTCGCTGCGTTTCTTCGGTCTTGCGAATACAAGCGGAGAGAACCTTTGCACTGTTTGCGGAAAATGTTGACCGAATGCATTATGGGAAATGTGGTGAACCGAGAAAACCCTACGTCATATTTCTGAAGTagttaaatgtttatat from Clarias gariepinus isolate MV-2021 ecotype Netherlands chromosome 19, CGAR_prim_01v2, whole genome shotgun sequence includes the following:
- the wdr73 gene encoding WD repeat-containing protein 73, with translation MEITSDEAEDWFMQSLTLYKDLHVFQLEHPTKTIEWTGEKSICVAGYSDSEKNEILELLLPLKLYAKENQGLCPERDFKLQRGGFSDEPVECLRRIFGKRCVVTSGRHNSNLQVWDIGEDNSDVIRRTGIINCSPASATTRKLASGFTEVPSVLHGSTICDVQQTEVASGRTLYAVETDSSDVVSGLQFVNANTFAICATNGTLYMGDSRDPKIHDYALSKTTAGSHWAFGLRTSDPQNDAASCTVVRLSSSGQIIMSDLRNLNTPTGQAQLNLKQNDSSNELLTVTWAPALGNHLAVSGFDGLVQIYDTRSWSMESEPPQPIFVHQGHELSCEEKTDATLVVTTHVWHPWRPRTLLSAASDGSVHVWDWVDKNNETIEN
- the LOC128507143 gene encoding sialidase-3-like, whose amino-acid sequence is MKSYSKVLQAEPSKTTLFKKEISGITYRIPALIYINNSQTFLAFAEKRLSPRDNDATLLVMRRGTRQNGSIQWSPVQELNTACLPGHRTMNPCPVYEKNSKTLFLFFICVLGKTTECHQICTGKNKARLCYVTTMDSGQNWSSAIDLTESVIGHQIENWATFAVGPGHGIQMKSGRLIIPAYVYYIHYRCFPFRFPLCVKPHAFAFYSDDCGTTWYIGESLSTESCECEMAEIIDQESRSELYCNARSTKGHRVEAFSESGGASFDKPHFAQKLVEPCHGCQGSVVSFVAIEEQGNCLTPSTKTWLLYSHPTHRMKRMALGVYLNKSPLSASGWGKPWIIHHGPSGYSNLTCEEGDCFACLMECGEKSELEEIAFVEFTVSNILNNQ